One genomic segment of Hordeum vulgare subsp. vulgare chromosome 2H, MorexV3_pseudomolecules_assembly, whole genome shotgun sequence includes these proteins:
- the LOC123428289 gene encoding G-type lectin S-receptor-like serine/threonine-protein kinase At2g19130 produces the protein MALAPQVGGSLGGSNTSALPRIASRSVSLGFSVSLMLIEPGHFMVVCWQSFDHPTNTFLPGAKIGQDKVTGLTRRLVSGKNSIDPARGRYCYELIPNRLILTFLNSSIAYWSSGEWNGQYFSSIPEMVSRSLIDFKFVNNTNEEYFTFTLLNDTMIMHHLLDVSGQMKTLIWDEVSQGWLGSYSNPKAQCDVYALCGQFTVCDDNSTPHCSCMKGFSIRSPEDWELNDRSGGFMRNTPLNRGSNRSTAGMADEFYSLSNVKLPQNADNIDAATSARECAEVCLRNCSCTAYSCTDSRCSIWHEELLNVKQQHADTTDTNDGAVLYLRLAAKEMQIKKRDKRGTTRILAVTLVTALGLLALILLVLLLMIRRNNRSWSGGTLKNPQDGGGIIAFRYTDLQRATRNFSEKLGAGGFGSVFKAYLTDSATMAVKRLDGACQGEKQFRAEVTSVGVIQHINLVRLIGFCCEGERRLLAYEHMPNRSLDIHLFQDSNTVLNWGTRYKIALGVARGLAYLHDSCQDLIIHCDIKPQNILLDASFVAKIADFGMSKLIGRDFSRVLTTARGTAGYLAPEWISGIAITSKVDVYGYGMVLMEIISGRPNSLEQYTAGGDCAVFFPVHAAHMLLKGDVASLVDEKLSGDVNLEEAERLCKVACWCIQDDEFDRPTMGEVVRTLEGLSDLDTPPIPRLLQAITRRSSHPPSTYLCNESE, from the exons ATGGCTTTGGCTCCACAAGTCGGCGGGAGCCTCGGTGGATCGAACACGTCCGCCTTACCCCGCATCGCAAGTCGCAGCGTATCGCTCG GTTTCTCTGTTTCCTTGATGCTGATAGAACCTGGCCACTTCATGGTTGTTTGCTGGCAG AGTTTTGACCACCCAACAAATACTTTCCTCCCTGGTGCAAAGATCGGCCAAGATAAGGTCACTGGTTTGACTCGCCGTCTTGTTTCCGGAAAAAACTCGATTGACCCAGCTCGTGGCCGTTACTGTTATGAGTTAATTCCTAACAGGTTGATCCTTACGTTCTTGAACTCATCCATAGCATACTGGTCTAGCGGGGAATGGAATGGACAGTATTTTAGCTCCATTCCGGAGATGGTAAGCCGCAGCTTGATAGACTTCAAGTTTGTCAACAACACAAATGAAGAGTACTTCACATTCACCTTACTGAATGACACGATGATCATGCATCATCTACTTGATGTTTCTGGTCAAATGAAGACTTTAATCTGGGATGAGGTCTCGCAGGGTTGGTTAGGTTCCTACTCCAACCCCAAAGCTCAGTGTGATGTCTATGCTCTCTGTGGACAATTCACTGTGTGCGATGACAACTCAACTCCACATTGTAGCTGTATGAAGGGCTTCTCCATAAGATCCCCGGAGGATTGGGAGCTAAATGATAGAAGCGGTGGATTCATGAGAAATACTCCTTTAAATCGTGGCAGTAACAGGAGTACTGCAGGAATGGCTGATGAATTCTACTCCTTGTCCAATGTGAAATTGCCTCAGAATGCTGACAACATAGACGCTGCTACCAGTGCTAGAGAATGTGCAGAAGTTTGCCTTAGAAATTGTTCTTGCACTGCATATTCTTGCACCGACAGTCGATGCTCTATTTGGCATGAGGAACTCCTTAATGTAAAACAGCAGCATGCTGACACTACCGATACAAATGATGGTGCAGTTCTTTATCTTCGCCTTGCTGCAAAAGAGATGCAAATTAAGAAACGTGACAAAAGAGGGACCACTCGGATTTTGGCAGTTACCCTTGTCACTGCCTTGGGGTTGCTTGCACTCATATTGCTAGTTCTTCTACTGATGATTAGGAGGAACAACAGGAGTTGGTCTGGTGGTACACTGAAAAATCCTCAAGACGGCGGTGGAATTATTGCATTTAGATACACTGATTTGCAGAGGGCAACAAGAAATTTCTCGGAGAAGCTAGGTGCCGGCGGCTTTGGTTCTGTGTTCAAAGCATATCTGACTGACTCAGCTACAATGGCAGTGAAAAGGCTTGATGGTGCTTGTCAAGGAGAAAAACAATTCAGGGCTGAGGTGACGTCAGTCGGAGTTATACAACATATCAATTTAGTTAGACTGATCGGTTTCTGCTGCGAGGGTGAACGAAGGTTACTAGCATATGAGCACATGCCAAATCGTTCTCTTGACATCCATCTATTTCAGGACAGCAACACAGTTTTAAACTGGGGTACCAGGTATAAAATAGCTCTGGGAGTTGCTAGAGGGCTCGCTTACCTGCATGACAGCTGCCAGGACTTGATCATACACTGTGATATCAAGCCACAAAATATACTCCTCGATGCGTCGTTTGTTGCTAAAATTGCTGACTTCGGTATGTCCAAGTTAATAGGGAGGGATTTCAGCCGGGTTCTGACTACAGCAAGAGGGACCGCCGGATACCTTGCACCCGAATGGATAAGCGGGATTGCTATCACATCAAAAGTCGATGTTTATGGCTATGGGATGGTGCTAATGGAAATCATATCAGGAAGACCGAATTCACTTGAACAATACACCGCCGGTGGTGATTGTGCTGTTTTCTTCCCTGTGCATGCTGCGCATATGCTTCTCAAGGGGGATGTGGCAAGCTTGGTGGATGAAAAATTATCAGGTGATGTAAATCTAGAGGAGGCTGAACGGCTATGCAAGGTTGCTTGTTGGTGCATTCAGGATGATGAGTTTGATCGGCCGACGATGGGCGAAGTTGTTCGTACTCTGGAGGGTTTATCTGATCTTGACACGCCTCCTATTCCAAGACTACTTCAGGCCATTACAAGGAGGAGCTCTCACCCCCCGTCCACCTACCTCTGTAATGAATCAGAATAG